From Salvia splendens isolate huo1 chromosome 3, SspV2, whole genome shotgun sequence, a single genomic window includes:
- the LOC121796926 gene encoding two-component response regulator ARR2-like: protein MNANKPISMGILVVNDGLACQSNVSEVLRHCDYEVLHTGTVYDALHSIWENKDKVDLVITDVHKLESDGVTIIKNIKEKLKLQVMLIDIDEKAELKGEPLSFSAYFLTGLSLSGLSHLLVNAKQVKEDKVVAATNQQENVQIASVSNAVVAEANKDSLSIGDAARLSQKQKAMELYEETSYTGKKRRVTWTNKMHQKFLDAIERLGYDKAVPKRIVEVMGVPGLTRENVASHLQKYRWSMRRTKETVFGSHLTGEDLVFGSTMGTEFYTRIRSDVRNMMQWRDKHCLSSDNSNTSKFVGYRFIGNQIDYGRINKINTVAEFSTTGRLQDQSMNYVQHHPLSDQKASCIMQQSSLLESSASRNHCQEPDLLSSYTLEIESLLQGPPTQQPQQISGDSLLDQLESWGSSANALHFHDPTTASSVLHPPIQDFPLLLLEEPENGFSEQTPSGFFDDIFQQHCSPVTTPPLAEMFQNLDDVFDRNTYDQIDIQEFDETYFSQDDYTYSNVAY from the exons ATGAATGCCAACAAACCTATCTCTATGGGGATTCTTGTTGTCAATGATGGCCTAGCATGCCAAAGCAATGTGTCAGAGGTGCTTCGACACTGCGATTATGAAG TTTTGCATACTGGAACTGTTTATGATGCTTTACATTCAATATGGGAGAACAAGGACAAGGTTGATCTTGTTATTACAGATGTGCACAAGTTAGAATCAGACGGCGTCACAATCATCAAAAATATTAAGGAAAAGTTGAAATTGCAGGTTATGT TGATAGATATTGATGAGAAGGCCGAGCTCAAAGGCGAGCCGCTTAGTTTCTCTGCGTATTTTTTGACTGGTTTGAGCTTAAGTGGTTTGAGTCATCTTCTGGTGAATGCAAAACAAGTGAAGGAAGACAAAGTGGTGGCAGCAACTAATCAGCAAGAAAATGTTCAGATAGCATCCGTTTCTAATGCTGTCGTTGCTGAAGCAAACAAGGATTCTTTGTCGATTGGGGATGCAGCGCGCTTGAGCCAGAAACAGAAGGCTATGGAGTTATACGAGGAGACAAGTTATACAGGGAAGAAGCGAAGAGTTACTTGGACAAATAAAATGCATCAGAAATTCTTGGATGCAATTGAAAGACTGGGATATGACA AAGCGGTTCCTAAGAGAATAGTTGAAGTTATGGGCGTCCCCGGGCTTACAAGGGAGAACGTTGCTAGCCATTTACAA AAATATCGGTGGAGCATGAGACGAACAAAGGAAACTGTCTTCGGCTCACATTTGACAGGTGAAGATCTTGTCTTCGGCTCCACAATGGGGACGGAGTTCTACACAAGAATCAGAAGTGATGTGAGAAACATGATGCAATGGAGAGACAAACATTGTTTGTCTTCTGACAACTCCAACACCAGCAAATTTGTGGGATACAGATTCATAGGTAACCAAATTGATTATGGTCGCATCAACAAGATCAACACAGTTGCAGAGTTTTCTACTACAGGGAGATTACAAGATCAATCCATGAACTACGTTCAACACCACCCATTGTCGGATCAGAAAGCTAGCTGCATTATGCAACAATCTTCTCTGTTAGAGAGTTCTGCATCAAGAAATCATTGCCAAGAACCAGACTTGCTCTCCTCGTATACCTTGGAAATCGAGAGTCTTCTCCAAGGCCCTCCAACTCAACAACCACAGCAGATCTCAGGAGACTCTTTGCTAGACCAGCTGGAATCTTGGGGTTCCTCTGCAAATGCACTTCATTTCCACGATCCGACAACAGCCTCTTCGGTGCTTCATCCTCCCATTCAAGATTTTCCGTTGCTGCTGCTGGAGGAACCCGAAAATGGTTTCTCCGAACAAACTCCATCGGGTTTCTTTGATGATATCTTTCAGCAGCATTGTTCTCCTGTTACTACACCACCATTGGCTGAGATGTTCCAAAATTTAGACGATGTTTTTGATCGAAACACATACGATCAGATTGATATACAAGAATTTGATGAAACCTATTTCAGTCAAGATGATTATACATATAGCAACGTTGCTTATTAG
- the LOC121796927 gene encoding vacuolar iron transporter 2-like — protein sequence MENTTTNASLLVNGNGNGNGDGGNRKSERPKEPWRGEFVKSIVYAGLDAIITSFSLISSISAGRLSSVDVLVLGFANLVADGISMGFGDFMSTSTEKAVAAKERSVAQWDVENQRGAQQEDLLRRYQQLGMDASDAAMVVSIFNKYPDILVDEKMARGVGAEEQSEKPWKNGLITFVAFQVFGCAPILAFIILIPFTDNDQIKFIGACVLSALALALLGIAKAKFAGQNYAASMGITLFNGAVAGAAAYGIGWTLRNVAGLDE from the exons ATggaaaatactactactaatgcATCTCTCCTAGTGAATGGCAATGGCAATGGCAATGGCGATGGCGGAAATAGGAAAAGCGAAAGGCCAAAAGAGCCGTGGAGAGGGGAATTCGTGAAGAGCATTGTGTATGCAGGCCTCGACGCCATCATTACCTCCTTCTCCCTCATCtcctccatctccgccggcCGCCTTTCTTCCG TTGATGTTTTGGTGTTGGGATTTGCCAATCTTGTGGCCGATGGGATTTCAATGGGGTTTGGCGATTTTATGTCGACTAGCACTGAGAAAGCCGTCGCTGCCAAGGAGAGGAGCGTCGCCCAATGGGATGTCGAAAACCAACGGGGAGCTCAGCAGGAAGACCTGCTCCGTCGCTATCAGCAGCTTGGGATGGATGCTTCCGATGCTGCCATG GTTGTGAGCATCTTCAACAAGTATCCGGACATATTGGTGGATGAGAAAATGGCGAGGGGGGTGGGAGCGGAGGAGCAATCGGAGAAGCCATGGAAGAATGGGCTCATCACGTTCGTGGCGTTTCAGGTGTTTGGATGTGCTCCCATCCTAGCATTCATCATCCTCATCCCCTTCACGGACAACGACCAGATCAAGTTCATAGGGGCGTGCGTGCTCTCTGCGCTCGCCCTCGCCCTTTTGGGCATTGCCAAGGCCAAGTTTGCAGGCCAGAACTATGCAGCCTCCATGGGGATAACGCTCTTCAACGGCGCAGTGGCTGGCGCCGCCGCCTACGGAATCGGCTGGACTCTGCGCAATGTCGCTGGCTTGGATGAATGA
- the LOC121797391 gene encoding uncharacterized protein LOC121797391: MAMASEETKLELFLQWLNVNGAELRGCKIKYCNSSKGFGIFSSNDAPDGIFLVIPLDLAITPMKVLEDPLIGPACRSMFEEGEVDDRFLVMVFLTVERLRKNSTWKPYLDMLPTEFGSTLWFSDGDLLELKGTTLYRATELLKKSLKTLFDEKVKKLVDKLLALDGNPESQVRFEDFLWANSIFWTRALNIPFPSSYVFRTGQPERECGSSNAPATELNGSSQVSGSESASQADSIFVEGLVPGIDFCNHDIKAAATWEVDGSGSLTGTRFSMYLLSAGVIPIQGEKEISISYGAKGNEELLFLYGFIVKDNSDDYLMLHYPVEAISDMPFSEGKLLLLEEQKGELRCLLTRNLLDNGFFPECTSPRGTKSREYDDDQGVDYKSARRKIPSFANKLVFPEKFLTALRTVTMTESKLQQVFSLLEEVVGSGGERRPSETEVRTAIWEACGNCGALQLIVDLLNMKLMELEEGSGTEESDAELLKKGEGGASSNGSVLMSRKKWASIVYRQGQKELTRRFLREAEHALQLALSEDTAKTSS, translated from the exons ATGGCGATGGCTTCTGAAGAAACCAAGCTTGAGCTTTTCCTTCAGTGGCTCAAT GTCAATGGAGCGGAGTTAcgtggttgtaaaatcaaatacTGCAATTCCAGTAAAGGCTTCGGAATTTTTTCGTCCAATGATGCTCCTGATG GAATTTTTCTGGTGATTCCACTTGATCTAGCAATAACTCCGATGAAGGTCCTGGAAGATCCGTTAATTGGACCTGCTTGCAGGTCGATGTTTGAGGAAGGAGAAGTAGATGACCGGTTCTTGGTGATGGTCTTTCTGACAGTGGAGCGACTACGAAAGAACTCTACATGGAAACC ATATCTTGATATGCTCCCTACTGAGTTTGGAAGTACACTTTGGTTTAGCGATGGTGATCTTTTAGAGCTAAAGGGCACAACATTGTATCGGGCTACTGAACTTCTG AAGAAAAGTTTAAAGACTTTGTTCGACGAGAAagtgaaaaagttggtggacaAACTTTTGGCTCTTGATGGAAATCCAGAAAG TCAAGTGAGATTTGAAGACTTCCTTTG GGCGAATTCAATATTCTGGACCCGGGCTCTAAATATTCCTTTCCCAAGCTCGTATGTCTTCCGAACAGGTCAACCAGAGCGAGAGTGCGGAAGCAGCAATGCTCCTG CTACTGAGCTGAACGGATCAAGCCAAGTTTCTGGATCTGAATCTGCCTCACAAGCAGATTCTATATTCGTTGAGGGTCTAGTGCCTGGCATTGATTTTTGCAATCATG ATATAAAGGCAGCAGCAACATGGGAGGTTGATGGAAGTGGATCATTGACAGGAACCCGTTTCTCTATGTACCTTCTTTCTG CTGGGGTCATTCCTATCCAAGGTGAAAAAGAGATATCTATCAGTTATGGTGCCAAGGGAAATGAG GAGCTTCTTTTCCTTTATGGATTTATAGTAAAGGACAACTCAGATGACTATCTTATG TTACATTATCCTGTGGAAGCAATTTCCGATATGCCCTTTTCAGAGGGTAAACTGCTGCTTCTTGAAGAACAG AAAGGTGAATTAAGGTGTCTTTTGACGAGAAATTTGCTAGATAATGGCTTTTTCCCTGAGTGCACCTCACCTCGAGGCACTAAGAGCAGGGAATATGATGATGACCAGGGGGTCGATTATAAGAGTGCACGCCGCAAGATACCCTCGTTTGCTAATAAACTTGTTTTCCCCGAAAAGTTCTTAACTGCACTGAGAACAGTTACCATGACGGAAAGCAAACTTCAGCAAGTCTTTTCATTACTTGAGGAG GTTGTCGGATCTGGAGGAGAGAGACGACCGTCTGAAACTGAAGTTCGAACGGCTATATGGGAGGCTTGTGGGAATTGCGGTGCTTTGCAATTGATTGTCGATCTTCTTAACATGAA GTTGATGGAACTTGAAGAGGGCTCAGGCACTGAAGAGAGCGATGCCGAGTTGCTTAAGAAAGGCGAGGGCGGCGCAAG CAGCAACGGCTCTGTTCTGATGAGCAGGAAGAAGTGGGCTAGTATAGTATACCGTCAAGGCCAGAAAGAGCTCACGCGTCGATTCCTGCGGGAGGCAGAGCATGCGCTGCAGTTAGCATTGAGCGAGGACACAGCTAAGACATCTAGCTAG
- the LOC121795829 gene encoding ATPase GET3A-like, translated as MGANAEFPEGTVQNVLEQDSLKWIFVGGKGGVGKTTCSSIISILLATVRESVLIISTDPAHNLSDAFQQKFTKSPSLVNGFSNLYAMEIDPTVEHEDSLGSDATDGFVSELANSIPGIDEAMSFAEMLKLVQTMDYSVIVFDTAPTGHTLRLLQFPSTLEKGLAKIMSLKNRFGGLLSQMTRLLGVGDEFNEDAILGKLEGMKEVIEQVNKQFKDPDLTTFVCVCIPEFLSLYETERLVQELTKFEIDTHNIIINQVIYDEEVVESKLLKARMRMQQKYLNQFYMLYDDFNITKLPLLPQEVCGVEALKAFSRNFLSVYQPSITRGTLEEVEQRVSALREHLKNAEAKLDRLNKGKQKA; from the exons ATGGGAGCCAACGCAGAGTTTCCGGAGGGGACGGTGCAGAACGTACTGGAGCAGGACTCCTTGAAGTGGATTTTCGTCGGCGGCAAAGGCGGCGTCGGCAAGACCACCTGCAGCTCTATCATCTCAATTTTGCTCGCCACCGTCCGTGAATCTGTGCTCATCATCTCCACCGATCCTGCCCACAATCTAAGCGATGCCTTCCAGCAGAAGTTCACCAAGTCTCCCTCGCTTGTTAATGGCTTCTCCAACTTGTATGCAATG GAAATTGATCCTACTGTGGAACATGAAGACTCTCTTGGATCAGATGCAACTGATGGATTTGTGTCAGAACTAGCAAATTCTATCCCAGGAATCGATGAGGCAATGAGTTTTGCGGAAATGCTTAA GCTTGTGCAAACCATGGATTATTCTGTCATAGTATTCGATACAGCTCCAACCGGCCACACCCTACGGTTGCTACAGTTTCCTTCAACCTTAGAGAAAGGGCTTGCAAAGATTATGAGCTTAAAGAACAGATTTGGTGGCTTGTTGAGCCAA ATGACTCGCCTCCTTGGTGTCGGTGATGAATTCAATGAAGACGCTATCCTTGGAAAACTTGAGGGCATGAAAGAAGTGATTGAACAAGTGAACAAGCAGTTTAAGGATCCC GATTTGACAACTTTCGTCTGTGTCTGCATTCCAGAATTCCTCTCTCTTTATGAAACTGAACGGCTCGTGCAGGAGCTTACTAAATTCGAGATTGATACACATAATATCATCATTAACCAAGTAATTTATGACGAAGAAG TTGTGGAGTCAAAGTTGCTCAAAGCTAGAATGCGCATGCAGCAGAAATACCTGAATCAATTTTACATGCTATATGACGACTTCAACATCACTAAGCTGCCATTGTTGCCCCAAGAG GTTTGTGGGGTTGAAGCATTGAAAGCGTTTTCGCGCAATTTTCTGTCCGTGTACCAACCATCCATCACTCGAGGCACATTAGAAGAGGTGGAGCAGAGAGTATCAGCATTGAGAGAACACCTCAAGAATGCAGAGGCAAAACTGGACAGACTCAACAAGGGGAAGCAGAAggcttag
- the LOC121795828 gene encoding subtilisin-like protease SBT1.1, producing the protein MAAEAAMILRTILLVLALNVVSSSYAAMDSNTYVVHMDESKMKAFDVSVGTSRRWYEAMIQSINVDSDGGEEAELLYVYENVISGFSARLSKQHLESLAKEDGFVSATMDELYNLHTTHSPHFLGLEEGVGLWDAENLASDVIIGVVDTGIWPEHPSFRSKGLPPVPSRWRGKCKAGPKFTTSNCNRKLVGAKAFFKGYEAIAGRVNETSDYRSPRDSQGHGTHTSSTAGGNLVKGASFLGLAKGTASGMRYTARIAAYKACYQLGCATSDIVAAMEQAVSDGVDVLSLSLGGVSKPYYADSMAIAAFGAVKKGVFVSASAGNSGPSGSSVSNTAPWMATVAASYMDRVFPARVELGDGQILLGTTLYSGKAPTTPSHLAYGDTAGGRGARFCVANSLSPRLVKGRIVICDRGINNRVEKGEQVRMAGGAGMILANGENQGEELLADAHVLPAASLGAAASKAVKMYSNSTTNATAVLTFEGAVYNSPAPVMAAFSSRGPSLFGPDIIKPDITAPGVNILAAWPPNISPTELTSDRRRVRFNIVSGTSMSCPHISGLAALLKSRHRKWSPAAIKSAMMTTTYILDSQGSPIADVASAGSSSATPFAFGSGHVSPQMAADPGLIYDVFTKDYLTYFCSLSYNSTQIGLFFGGNFTCPDASDVQTGDLNYPSFAVQFSRSAKNTTSTYTRRVTNVGIAVSSYAVKVSEPQGISIIVRPRVLNFRKIGQKLSYKVTIIAKGIVSTNFSFGSLVWISDNHSVRSPIGVTWL; encoded by the exons ATGGCAGCAG AGGCAGCTATGATACTAAGGACTATCCTCCTAGTTCTGGCACTGAATGTTGTTTCATCTTCTTATGCTGCAATGGACTCGAACACATACGTTGTCCACATGGACGAGTCCAAGATGAAGGCTTTCGACGTCTCTGTTGGAACGTCGAGAAGATGGTATGAAGCAATGATTCAGTCTATCAATGTAGACTCAGATGGAGGAGAGGAGGCAGAGCTCCTTTATGTCTATGAAAATGTCATTTCTGGTTTCTCTGCAAGGCTGTCAAAGCAGCATCTTGAGTCTCTAGCCAAAGAGGACGGGTTCGTCTCTGCCACCATGGATGAACTATACAACCTTCACACAACTCATTCACCTCATTTCCTTGGCCTAGAAGAGGGGGTAGGCTTGTGGGATGCTGAGAATCTGGCCTCTGATGTGATCATTGGGGTGGTCGATACAGGAATATGGCCGGAGCACCCCAGCTTCCGTAGCAAGGGCCTGCCTCCGGTGCCTTCTCGTTGGAGAGGGAAATGTAAGGCTGGCCCCAAATTCACAACCTCGAATTGCAACCGGAAGCTTGTAGGTGCAAAGGCCTTCTTCAAAGGGTATGAGGCCATTGCTGGGAGGGTGAATGAGACCTCAGACTACCGGTCCCCTCGTGATTCCCAGGGCCATGGCACGCACACTTCTTCGACTGCAGGAGGGAATCTTGTTAAAGGCGCGAGCTTCCTAGGCCTGGCTAAAGGGACAGCAAGTGGCATGAGATACACAGCAAGAATTGCCGCATACAAGGCTTGCTACCAACTTGGATGTGCAACTTCTGATATAGTAGCTGCAATGGAGCAAGCAGTCAGTGATGGTGTGGATGTGCTGTCTCTGTCGCTGGGAGGCGTCTCGAAGCCTTACTACGCGGACAGCATGGCCATTGCAGCATTCGGTGCGGTTAAAAAGGGAGTCTTTGTCTCAGCCTCAGCTGGCAACTCAGGACCCTCGGGTTCCTCCGTTAGCAACACTGCACCGTGGATGGCAACCGTTGCTGCAAGCTACATGGACCGCGTTTTCCCAGCCAGAGTCGAGCTTGGTGATGGCCAGATTCTCCTTGGCACCACACTCTACTCGGGGAAGGCTCCCACCACGCCATCGCATCTGGCATACGGTGACACTGCCGGTGGCCGTGGCGCTAGGTTCTGCGTCGCCAACTCCCTCTCCCCGAGGCTAGTCAAGGGGAGGATTGTCATCTGTGACAGAGGGATAAACAACAGAGTTGAGAAAGGAGAGCAAGTGAGGATGGCTGGTGGAGCCGGCATGATCCTTGCAAACGGAGAAAATCAAGGCGAGGAGCTGCTAGCAGACGCCCACGTCTTGCCTGCTGCATCTCTAGGAGCTGCAGCATCCAAGGCAGTCAAAATGTACTCAAACTCAACCACCAATGCAACTGCAGTGCTCACATTTGAAGGGGCAGTCTACAACAGCCCAGCTCCGGTCATGGCTGCATTCTCCTCACGCGGGCCTAGTCTGTTCGGACCAGACATTATCAAACCAGACATCACTGCACCAGGAGTGAACATTCTTGCAGCATGGCCGCCAAACATAAGCCCCACGGAGCTCACAAGCGACAGGAGACGCGTTCGTTTCAACATTGTATCGGGCACTTCCATGTCCTGCCCCCACATCAGTGGCCTAGCAGCACTGCTCAAATCAAGGCACAGAAAGTGGTCACCTGCAGCAATCAAATCAGCTATGATGACTACAACCTACATTCTTGACTCACAAGGCTCACCAATAGCTGATGTGGCCTCAGCAGGCTCAAGCTCCGCCACCCCCTTTGCGTTTGGCTCTGGCCACGTCAGCCCCCAGATGGCCGCTGATCCAGGCTTGATCTACGACGTCTTCACCAAAGACTACCTCACTTACTTTTGCAGCCTAAGCTACAACTCCACACAAATAGGCCTCTTCTTCGGAGGGAACTTCACCTGTCCAGATGCTTCTGATGTCCAAACCGGAGACCTAAACTACCCTTCTTTTGCTGTCCAATTCAGCAGAAGTGCTAAAAACACAACATCAACATATACAAGAAGAGTAACCAACGTTGGCATTGCGGTCAGCAGTTATGCTGTCAAAGTGTCTGAACCCCAAGGTATATCGATCATCGTAAGGCCTCGAGTATTGAATTTTAGGAAGATTGGACAAAAGTTAAGTTACAAAGTGACCATCATTGCAAAAGGGATAGTATCCACTAACTTCTCATTTGGCTCTCTTGTGTGGATTTCGGATAATCATTCTGTTAGGAGTCCTATTGGAGTAACATGGCTGTAA